The following proteins are co-located in the Abditibacteriaceae bacterium genome:
- a CDS encoding alpha/beta hydrolase → MFEKKHFAVAVVVAAAFAAPKIHAAPNVPMKMGNTTIRVDAQQKRVLDELTTFNSPPVRFLTPHNARNLPSPTTAVMSLLSKRSKPVFEPVGDVSHLVIRTPDGRQILSRVYRPRGMAKAKNLPVLMYFHGGGFVFANLDTYDPSCRALSNAAKAMVISVAYRQAPENPFPAAPEDAYAATQWAMNNIQNHGGDPRRVAVSGESAGGNLATVVCLMARDRRGKMPVHQLLVYPVTTWETSDQPSVVKYAKAKPLDTPMLAWFRGHYLKNPNDINNPYASPLKANLRGLPAATVVAAEIDPLQSQGIQYVVKLRSAGVPVEYRLYRNVAHEFFGQGAVVAKAKQAVAFSAARLKMAYRK, encoded by the coding sequence ATGTTCGAGAAGAAACACTTCGCCGTCGCTGTGGTTGTCGCAGCTGCTTTTGCAGCCCCAAAAATTCACGCTGCTCCAAATGTCCCGATGAAAATGGGCAACACGACGATTCGTGTCGATGCCCAGCAAAAGCGTGTGCTCGATGAACTCACGACTTTTAACAGTCCGCCGGTTCGTTTTCTCACGCCACACAATGCGCGCAATTTGCCCTCGCCAACAACGGCCGTGATGTCGCTTTTGTCCAAGCGATCGAAGCCGGTTTTTGAGCCAGTCGGGGATGTTTCTCATCTGGTGATTCGCACACCCGATGGCCGCCAGATCTTGTCGCGCGTTTATCGCCCGCGCGGTATGGCGAAAGCCAAGAACCTGCCGGTTCTGATGTATTTTCATGGCGGCGGTTTTGTATTCGCCAACCTCGACACCTATGATCCGTCGTGCCGGGCATTGAGCAATGCCGCAAAAGCGATGGTTATTTCTGTCGCGTATCGTCAGGCACCAGAGAATCCGTTTCCGGCAGCCCCTGAAGATGCTTACGCCGCAACGCAATGGGCGATGAACAACATTCAGAATCACGGCGGCGACCCCCGCCGCGTGGCGGTTTCCGGTGAAAGTGCCGGTGGCAACTTGGCGACGGTGGTTTGTCTCATGGCACGCGACCGCCGGGGGAAGATGCCGGTTCACCAGTTGCTGGTTTATCCTGTCACGACGTGGGAAACCTCGGATCAGCCGAGCGTTGTCAAATACGCCAAAGCCAAGCCGCTGGATACGCCGATGCTGGCATGGTTCCGTGGGCATTACCTGAAAAATCCGAACGACATCAACAATCCGTATGCGTCGCCTTTGAAAGCGAATTTGCGCGGCTTGCCCGCTGCGACGGTTGTTGCTGCCGAAATCGACCCGCTGCAATCGCAGGGCATTCAGTATGTTGTGAAGCTGCGCTCGGCGGGCGTGCCGGTGGAATATCGGTTGTATCGCAACGTCGCGCATGAGTTCTTCGGACAGGGCGCCGTCGTCGCCAAAGCCAAACAAGCGGTCGCTTTCTCCGCGGCGCGCTTGAAAATGGCGTATCGCAAGTAA
- a CDS encoding cysteine desulfurase family protein, whose translation MNYFDHAASTPLCGEAFDAMMPFLREEYGNPSSLHHKGKTARFAVEEARERVARLLNARPAEITLNSGATEGCNHALKGVARRFAARGKHIVTTQIEHDAVLHVAQSLEREGFEVSYVAPESDGIVRASAIEAVLRPDTILVSVMHANNEMGTIQPVEEIGALCRARGILMHTDACQTAGHIPIDVQTLNVDLLTISGHKFYGTKGAGALWMRRGVRLAPLVEGGTQQKGRRAGTENVPSLVAMGVAALVALNALQNGEEARVAALRDRLIAGVEAHAVGAHLNGHRQKRVPGIANFSFEGIEGEGLILELDARGGFCLSTGSACAAGSLDPSPVLLAIGLETGLARAGTRFSLGRGNTEAEVDALVALLPKVLDSLRALSPESRVCSPTPESRV comes from the coding sequence ATGAACTATTTCGATCACGCCGCTTCGACACCGCTGTGCGGGGAAGCTTTCGATGCGATGATGCCGTTTTTGCGCGAAGAATATGGCAATCCCTCGTCGCTGCATCACAAAGGCAAAACGGCACGATTCGCCGTCGAAGAAGCGCGCGAACGCGTGGCACGTTTGCTCAACGCGCGCCCTGCCGAAATCACGCTCAATTCAGGCGCGACCGAAGGTTGCAATCACGCGCTCAAAGGCGTAGCGCGTCGATTCGCAGCGCGCGGCAAGCACATCGTCACAACGCAAATTGAACACGATGCCGTGCTTCACGTGGCCCAAAGTCTGGAGCGAGAAGGGTTCGAGGTTTCCTACGTCGCGCCCGAAAGCGATGGCATTGTGCGCGCGTCTGCTATTGAAGCTGTGCTTCGTCCCGACACCATTCTGGTTTCGGTGATGCATGCCAACAATGAAATGGGCACGATTCAGCCTGTCGAGGAAATCGGCGCGCTGTGTCGAGCGCGCGGCATTTTGATGCACACCGACGCGTGCCAGACCGCCGGCCATATTCCGATTGATGTGCAAACGCTGAATGTCGATTTGCTGACGATTTCGGGACACAAATTCTACGGCACAAAAGGCGCGGGCGCTCTGTGGATGCGGCGGGGGGTGCGCCTCGCGCCACTTGTTGAGGGGGGAACGCAACAAAAAGGACGGCGCGCCGGAACCGAAAATGTCCCTTCACTGGTGGCGATGGGCGTCGCGGCTCTGGTTGCACTCAATGCTTTGCAAAACGGCGAGGAAGCGCGCGTCGCTGCGCTACGCGACCGACTTATTGCAGGTGTTGAAGCGCACGCTGTGGGCGCGCATCTCAATGGACACCGTCAGAAGCGCGTGCCCGGAATAGCCAACTTTTCGTTTGAAGGAATCGAAGGCGAAGGCTTGATTCTCGAGCTCGACGCGCGCGGTGGTTTTTGTCTTTCCACCGGTTCGGCGTGCGCGGCGGGCAGCCTCGATCCGTCGCCGGTCTTGCTGGCGATTGGTCTTGAAACCGGACTCGCGCGCGCGGGCACGCGCTTTTCGCTCGGTCGCGGTAACACCGAGGCCGAAGTCGATGCGCTTGTTGCCCTCTTGCCTAAAGTTCTCGATTCGCTGCGGGCGCTTTCGCCCGAATCGCGCGTTTGTTCGCCGACACCAGAGTCGCGCGTTTAA
- a CDS encoding SDR family oxidoreductase yields MIFDSFDLTGRAALLTGAGRGIGLGIARALHEAGCAVAIQDIELDVAQRAADELGAKAIALGGDIGDVACTSNLVEETLSQLGSFDILVNNAAIQSRGDWTAISAEEMERQWRVNVSAPVLLSGTAATHFKAQKWGRILNIGSIQGTKGNVDMLPYSISKGAMQTLTRALARDLASDGITVNCLAPGYFNTYRNRDEFPDEEEKVRRGKWVPMGRVGEPEDCAGLALLLCSDAGSYITGQTILVDGGMGVR; encoded by the coding sequence ATGATTTTTGATTCTTTCGATTTAACAGGACGCGCCGCTTTACTGACTGGCGCCGGACGCGGCATCGGGCTTGGCATCGCGCGCGCTTTGCACGAGGCCGGTTGCGCTGTGGCCATTCAAGATATTGAATTAGACGTCGCGCAGCGAGCGGCAGACGAATTAGGTGCAAAAGCGATTGCGCTCGGCGGCGACATCGGCGATGTCGCCTGTACCTCCAATCTGGTGGAAGAAACCCTTTCGCAGTTAGGCAGTTTCGACATTCTGGTGAACAATGCCGCGATTCAATCGCGCGGCGATTGGACAGCGATTTCCGCAGAGGAAATGGAACGTCAGTGGCGCGTCAATGTTTCCGCGCCCGTACTTCTCAGCGGCACAGCGGCGACGCATTTCAAAGCGCAAAAGTGGGGACGAATCCTCAATATCGGCAGCATCCAGGGAACCAAAGGCAACGTCGATATGCTGCCCTACTCGATTAGCAAAGGCGCGATGCAAACCTTAACGCGGGCGCTCGCACGTGACCTGGCATCGGACGGCATCACAGTGAATTGTCTCGCACCGGGCTATTTCAACACCTACCGCAACCGCGACGAGTTTCCCGACGAAGAAGAAAAAGTGCGACGCGGAAAATGGGTTCCGATGGGACGCGTCGGCGAACCCGAAGATTGTGCGGGACTGGCTTTACTTCTATGCAGCGATGCCGGAAGTTACATCACCGGCCAAACAATTCTGGTCGATGGCGGAATGGGCGTGCGGTAG
- a CDS encoding ABC-2 family transporter protein — protein MMRYLNLYRSFVGNCLARTLEFRAQFFAGIFAYLVWNGVTLLFISAVFGSVGAVRGWTREEMWVLLGTCVMLESLCYGLIGPNMWRFSDSVRDGGLDLILTKPVSVQFFTSLRYLDFSGTMNVFAGGALLAYGLKQANISPSLGQWLLWFALLVCAFALAYSVWFFCVSWSIWAVKLESVAVIFDPMMQMARFPVQIYPARLQSLFTFVLPVAFLTTYPAQALLGRTGVATLGWAAFFAVTALFLLNKFFHFALRFYGSASS, from the coding sequence ATGATGCGTTATCTCAACCTGTACCGTTCGTTTGTCGGCAACTGCCTCGCACGCACGCTGGAATTTCGCGCGCAGTTTTTTGCGGGCATTTTTGCGTATCTGGTGTGGAACGGCGTGACGCTGCTTTTTATCAGCGCCGTGTTTGGCAGCGTCGGCGCGGTGCGCGGCTGGACGCGCGAGGAAATGTGGGTTCTGCTCGGCACCTGCGTCATGTTGGAATCGCTGTGCTACGGCTTGATTGGCCCGAACATGTGGCGTTTTTCGGATTCCGTGCGTGACGGCGGCCTCGATTTAATTCTCACCAAGCCGGTTTCGGTTCAATTTTTCACCTCGCTACGCTATCTCGATTTCAGCGGCACGATGAACGTTTTTGCGGGTGGCGCCCTGCTCGCTTACGGCCTAAAACAGGCGAACATCTCGCCTTCGCTGGGGCAATGGCTGCTCTGGTTCGCGTTGCTGGTCTGCGCGTTCGCGCTCGCTTATAGCGTTTGGTTTTTCTGTGTTTCTTGGAGCATTTGGGCCGTAAAACTGGAAAGTGTCGCCGTCATTTTCGACCCGATGATGCAAATGGCGCGCTTTCCCGTACAGATTTATCCGGCGCGACTGCAATCGCTCTTTACTTTTGTGCTGCCGGTCGCTTTTCTCACGACGTATCCGGCTCAGGCGCTTCTTGGACGCACCGGTGTGGCGACGCTGGGCTGGGCTGCGTTTTTCGCCGTCACCGCACTGTTTCTGCTCAATAAATTCTTTCACTTTGCACTGCGCTTTTATGGAAGCGCCAGTTCGTAA
- a CDS encoding Ig-like domain-containing protein: MKLPFSFRAFAVVAALGCSLWSAHSANAAVVNVTYTDSAGEGFNDPTLGAARRAAFEAAAGFWGGRLSSTVEIDVDAHFDSLGGASNSATLATCGPSGFLRDWGSSASPFQASTFYPQALADKLAGKDLDPDDFDMEVTCNADVDNQTVLGATDWYYGTDGNRGGDIDFFSTVIHELGHGLGFIDTIDSNGAFLLDGVRPAIYDRFLENGNIKLTSLTQSQRASALISTQLFFNGSQTRAANGGLAARLYAPAVLEGGSSVSHLDETTFSGNNESMTPYATGLAHDPGPVASAIFRDMGWGVGASDTTPPVVTASYPTAGVLTGFTLPGAGTATDSLGIGTRLVPGVSVLLRLDSDNIFWNSTGQFWQSSSAGFEPKIPSTFNAATGAWGVAQSAWPSGFNLFDRENYTLFVVASDTAGNKTTLQRAIRIDKNPPTVAWSPLTNGQTVTDLTNIGGSIALASRVQFQIIEQNAPATNRFWNGSAWQNANADGTGPFLSGAMSGSTWNRGTTVLPTAAQLRIGAYRLVVRATNSFGTSVEASIGVSRIAVDIIAPTLVFVTPANLSAVNTLTILSGTVADNAGGSGVTSVSVQMRRASDGRYWNGTSWSTTSATIAAKMGVSPGDTPTWRLTDKLPIGTNLIETQYNLFAKPRDAAGNIGQAVAHSFSFDATAPTISITAPISGTISSLPAINGTASDARSGVAKVTFTLRRNIDNTFWRGTSWGAQVTLSTNLSGSNWSNKGLLPTGSNLLNGTYTLTATSTDKATNTKTLVRTFTVAAGGSTASASASSVALSSASANTSGAISLVFTGALGAGSANTESYNATVDGVALDLASATQPSTSTVVLSSEPLPAGTRINLNYNVPDAQGRLVSGTATITVR; encoded by the coding sequence ATGAAACTGCCTTTTTCTTTTCGCGCATTCGCCGTAGTTGCTGCTCTGGGCTGTAGTTTGTGGAGCGCACATTCGGCAAACGCCGCTGTTGTTAATGTGACTTACACCGACAGCGCGGGTGAGGGTTTCAATGACCCGACACTGGGCGCGGCGCGGCGCGCGGCCTTTGAAGCCGCTGCCGGTTTCTGGGGCGGGCGCCTTTCGAGTACGGTCGAAATTGATGTCGATGCGCACTTCGATTCTCTCGGCGGCGCCAGCAACAGCGCGACTTTGGCAACCTGTGGCCCCAGTGGTTTTCTGCGCGATTGGGGAAGTTCGGCAAGCCCATTTCAAGCTTCGACGTTTTATCCGCAAGCCCTCGCCGACAAGCTCGCTGGTAAAGATCTCGATCCTGACGACTTCGATATGGAAGTAACGTGCAACGCTGATGTCGATAATCAAACTGTTCTTGGTGCGACCGATTGGTATTACGGAACTGACGGCAATCGCGGTGGAGACATCGATTTCTTTTCCACTGTAATCCACGAACTGGGACACGGACTCGGATTTATCGACACCATCGATTCCAACGGTGCTTTTTTGCTCGACGGCGTGCGTCCGGCTATTTACGACCGTTTTCTTGAAAACGGCAATATCAAGCTGACTTCGCTGACACAAAGCCAGCGGGCATCGGCGCTCATCAGTACGCAACTTTTCTTCAACGGTTCACAAACACGCGCCGCCAACGGCGGTCTCGCGGCGCGGCTTTATGCGCCGGCGGTTTTGGAAGGAGGCTCCTCAGTCAGTCATCTCGATGAAACGACTTTCTCGGGCAATAACGAAAGCATGACGCCCTATGCGACCGGTCTGGCTCACGATCCCGGCCCGGTTGCCAGCGCCATTTTTCGGGACATGGGCTGGGGCGTTGGTGCCTCCGACACCACGCCGCCTGTGGTGACAGCGTCGTATCCGACAGCTGGAGTTTTGACCGGTTTCACCCTCCCCGGCGCGGGCACTGCCACCGACTCGCTCGGAATCGGCACGCGTTTGGTGCCCGGTGTCTCGGTTCTGCTACGCCTCGATTCGGACAATATCTTCTGGAACAGCACCGGCCAATTCTGGCAATCGTCATCGGCGGGCTTTGAACCAAAAATCCCTTCAACCTTTAATGCGGCAACAGGAGCTTGGGGCGTGGCGCAAAGCGCGTGGCCCAGTGGATTCAACCTTTTCGACCGCGAGAATTACACCTTATTTGTCGTTGCTTCAGATACTGCCGGAAATAAGACGACACTGCAGCGCGCGATTCGCATCGATAAGAACCCACCCACAGTTGCTTGGTCACCCTTAACCAACGGACAAACCGTCACCGATTTGACGAATATCGGTGGTTCGATTGCACTTGCCAGTAGAGTGCAATTCCAGATTATCGAGCAGAATGCGCCAGCAACGAATCGTTTCTGGAATGGCAGCGCGTGGCAAAACGCCAATGCCGACGGAACGGGGCCATTCTTGAGCGGCGCAATGAGTGGAAGCACATGGAATCGTGGGACAACGGTTTTGCCTACCGCGGCCCAACTGCGAATAGGCGCGTATCGACTTGTGGTGCGGGCGACCAACAGCTTTGGTACTTCGGTAGAAGCGTCGATTGGGGTTTCCCGAATCGCAGTCGATATCATAGCGCCAACCTTAGTCTTTGTTACACCGGCAAACCTCTCGGCAGTAAATACTCTCACAATACTTTCGGGCACAGTGGCAGATAATGCCGGTGGTTCGGGCGTGACTAGTGTGTCGGTGCAGATGCGTCGTGCCAGCGACGGTCGCTACTGGAATGGCACCTCATGGAGCACAACGAGTGCGACTATCGCAGCAAAGATGGGAGTTTCTCCGGGTGACACGCCCACATGGCGCCTCACCGACAAACTTCCTATCGGCACCAACCTGATCGAAACGCAGTACAACCTGTTTGCGAAACCGCGCGATGCAGCGGGCAATATCGGCCAGGCGGTTGCTCACAGCTTTAGCTTCGATGCGACAGCACCGACGATCTCGATAACCGCACCAATCAGCGGCACCATCAGTTCACTGCCTGCGATTAACGGCACGGCGAGCGATGCACGTTCGGGTGTTGCGAAAGTCACGTTTACACTCCGACGCAACATCGATAATACATTCTGGCGCGGCACCAGCTGGGGCGCGCAGGTTACGCTATCGACGAATTTATCGGGCAGCAACTGGAGCAATAAAGGCTTGCTTCCCACCGGCTCGAATTTGCTGAACGGAACTTACACCTTAACTGCGACATCAACCGATAAAGCAACCAATACAAAAACGCTCGTGCGCACATTCACTGTCGCGGCTGGCGGTTCGACAGCTTCGGCATCGGCTTCATCCGTCGCGCTTTCGAGTGCTTCGGCTAATACTTCTGGCGCAATTTCGCTCGTTTTCACTGGCGCGTTGGGTGCGGGATCGGCCAACACCGAAAGTTACAACGCAACTGTTG